The Paraburkholderia sprentiae WSM5005 genomic interval TGCCCGAAAGGCGCACAAATACATGCAGCTTTCGTGACAAATGCGGGTCTTTTTTGCCTAAGCAGTGTTTCAATCGGCATAAGATTCCGTAATCTTTAGCAATTGGCGCTATTTTTGTTAGCGGTACCTCTCGGTTTATGCGACTCGCATCAAACGTATGCGGTGCGCATCGATCGCCCGCGCTTCCGTGTCTGCAACAGCCTGAACCGCACGCCACGCGTGATGCACATTCACGGGCAGATCGCCATTCGCGTCGTGGCGAGCCTTGCGCGCACGCAGCCATTGATGCAGGTCAGCGCGACGGATCAGATTGGCAGGCAGGGCAGAAGAGATTTCGCAGTGGTCACTGGCGAACACGCCTAGCCCTTCGACTGGCCACACGCCGGGCAGCACGCTGCGGAGGAAGCCGACCTTGGACCGGTTCTGACGAAGCGGCGAGCGGCGCGTTTCCTGTTGACCATCGGCGCCGACGCGCACAACGGTGTCGGCGTCATGGCCCGGGAGAATGCTGCCTGCCCAGTTCTTTGTCTCGACGACGAAGATGCCGAAAGGCGTGATCGCAAGATGATCCACTTCGGCCGTCGGAAAAGCTGTCCCCGGCGCATGGTTGAGTAGCACGGCGCCCGGATGCAGATAGAAGTTCTCGCCGCACAGCCATTGCAGCGTGCTGCGAAGTTCCGCCTGCACACGAGCCTCGCCCTCATCGCCGCTTTTCTGGCTGCGGGTAACGGGCGACCGGCTGGAAGCCGGTTTGCGTCGCCGGGTGACCGCGCGGTATGCGAAGACGCAACCAGAGACGAGAAGGATGTAACTGAGCATCGTGGAATTTCCTGAAGTGGGGATAAGTCCAGTCTGCCGCGCAAAAAATGAAGTCAAGTCCTCGCAGAATCGACGCAGATGCTTCGAAGCTTTCTTCCCGCCTTCATCCAATCCCGGAAAGCTATATGGTTTTGTCGAGCTTTCCGGATTAAGCCCGTTAGCCGGCTGACGGAACGTGTTGTCGACCAATAACTGGGACGTCACGCTGCCTCTTTAAGCTGCACGACTTTCGCGAGCATTCAGATATCTATTGAGGATCGCTCGCGCTAATCTGGTCCCATCCCCGC includes:
- a CDS encoding nuclease-related domain-containing protein, whose product is MTSQLLVDNTFRQPANGLNPESSTKPYSFPGLDEGGKKASKHLRRFCEDLTSFFARQTGLIPTSGNSTMLSYILLVSGCVFAYRAVTRRRKPASSRSPVTRSQKSGDEGEARVQAELRSTLQWLCGENFYLHPGAVLLNHAPGTAFPTAEVDHLAITPFGIFVVETKNWAGSILPGHDADTVVRVGADGQQETRRSPLRQNRSKVGFLRSVLPGVWPVEGLGVFASDHCEISSALPANLIRRADLHQWLRARKARHDANGDLPVNVHHAWRAVQAVADTEARAIDAHRIRLMRVA